The following is a genomic window from Tripterygium wilfordii isolate XIE 37 chromosome 19, ASM1340144v1, whole genome shotgun sequence.
ATCTAGATCCGTTGGTACTTTTATGTACATACAAGCAACTTACAAGATTACCCACTTTATTTCAAGAGGTGAAACCTTGGATTATATGGCGGCTTTCACAGTCACACTTAGGtagctctttttatttcaaaagatacatacctttttttttgtagctTTGACGTAGCCCTTTCCATTTGTGTTGCTTGCATCAAGTTTCCCAAGGAACTATTCAATAGACCTATCAAATCAATTCTCACACATTATGTTAATCAGACTTCACTAGAAGAGATTTatgaaatacaatatatgaTTAATAACATGATCTTTTCAATTCCATGGACAGATTAGCCATTTAACAATAAACATATGCAGAGGtaacatcaaacaatcaatgctataatcatcaattaagaattaaatcacatatcccacatacttgttacctcaagcttacttggaaaatgtattttattttgatcacCCCTAGTGCATTTCTTAGGAACAAAAACCTTTGCGTGTCTAGaggttttgtaaaaatgtcagcCAATTGATTTTCAGTAGCAATGTACTCAAGTTTCACACAATTGCTTTCAACAAGGTCTCGAATGAAATGATGACAAATGTCAATAGGCTTAGTCCTAGAATGTTGAACAGGATTTTTAGAAATGTTAATAGCActcatattatcacaaaatattaATAGCACTCATACTTTCCTGTTCCAATCCATAGTCAACGAGCATTTGTTTCATCCAAAGCAATTAAGTATAGCAACTTCCAGCAGCTATGTATTCTGCTTCAGCGGTGGAGAGGGAGATGGCATTCTGCTTTTTGCTATGCCAAGCTACCAAGTTTATACCTAAGTAGAAACGTCCAACTGAAGTGCTCTTTCTATCATCGTTGCAACCTGCCCAGTCAGCATCCGAGTAACCTGTCAATGACGTATTAGTATCCTTTGAATAGAAAATTCCGAAGTCTAGTGTACCATTGATGTACTTCAAGATCCTTTTTACTACCGAAAGGTGAGATTCCTTGGGATCGGCTTGGTACCTAGCATacacacaaacactaaatgTAATGTCAGGCCTACTTGTAGTCAAGTAAAGTAAGCTTCCTATGATACTCTTATACAAAGTCTGATCCACAGACTTTCCAATTGTATCCTTGCTTAGCTTAATGCTCGAGCTCATAGGAGTAGGCGCTGGTTTGCCCAATGCAacattgaatttcttcaccaaaTTGCTTGCATACTTGATTTGAGAAATGAATATCCCTTCTTGGGATTGCTTCACCTGAAAACCTAGAAAATAGGTtaattcacccatcatactcatctcaAATTTAGATTTCATTAACTCACCAAACTTTTGTGACAAAGAAATAGAAgtggatccaaacacaatatcatcgacgtatatttgagcaaccaaaatatgtttgtgatcTTTCTTAACAAAGAGTGTCTTGTCAGCTGttcctcttgaaaatcctgtactcaagagaaaatttgtgagtctttcataccaagccctaggggcttgtttcaaaccatacaaggcacaATTAAGTTTATACACATGTGATGGGCGAATTGGATCCTTAAAACCTTGAGGTTGCTTAACATATACTTCTTTGTTTAATAATTCATTCAAGAATACACTTTTCACGTCCATCTGAAACAACTTAAAACAAAGTAAGCTTGCTATAGATAAAAGAATGCGAATGGATTCTAAACGAGCAACAAGTGCaaatgtttcatcaaagtcaaccccTTCAACTTGTGTATACCCTTGTGCAACTAATCTGGCTTTATTCCTAGTAATTAAATCATGTTCATCagttttattcttgaaaatccattttgtCCCAATGATATTGGAATTTTCAGGTTTAGGAACTAAAGTCCAAACATCATTGCGTGCAAATTGATTTAGCTCTTCATGCATTGCATCCACCCATGACTCATCATTTAAggcatccttaacatttttgggcTCCTATTGAGACACATAGCAACAATAACTCACCTCATTTTGAAGTTGCCTTCTTGTCTTCATAGGGCCGGTTATTTCTCCAAGAATGAGATCTTGTGGATGGTTCTTCTTTACTCTTTTAGAAGGCTCAAGAACGTCTGGGGTAGAATGCTTCACTGCTTGTGTTGATGTAGGCTTTTCCAAGGTTACTTCAGTGGTTACAGAACGTTCTGCTTATGGAGGGGTAGCCTGTTGTGAAGTTACATCAGTACCTTCAGAATCCTTTTCAGCACTTGTACTTAGCTCATCATTTGACGGTTGAAATATATTTTCCTGTCCAACATCACTTTCGAATACATCATCATATATAATAACATTTACAGATTCCATCATCATTTTGGTTTCGGTATTGAAAACACGATAAGCTCGACTATTTAAGGAATATCCCATGAAAATACCTTCGTCACTTCTAGTGTCAAACTTACCAATGCTTTCCCTATCTCGAAGGATAAAGCACTTACTTCCAAATACTTCGAAGTGTTTCACCGTGGGCTTCTTTCCTACCCAGAGTTTATAACACATGAGTTTTGTTGCAGATCTCACATGAACTCGATTTGAGATATAGCATGAAGAGTTTACTGCTTCAACCCAaaacctttgtgcaacattctttgcgtgcatcatagttcttgccatttcttAAAGCACCCGATTCTTCCTCTCCACAACACCATTCTGCTGAGTAGTCTTTGGGGTAGAGAACTCGTGTTTGATTCCAAAACATCTgcaaaaagcatcaaatttaacattttCAAACTCAGTTCCATGATCTGTCctaattttagtcaaattaaaaccatcatctttcttttcattttccaataGTAGATACAAATCATAGAAGGATTCAAATATTTCAGTTTTGTCACGTAAAAACCTTACCCAAGAGTATCTTGAAAAGTCATCTACCACAATAAGAATATACTTCTTACCTCCAAAACTTTCAACTTGGGTAGGTCCCATAAGATCCATGTGAAGTATATCAAAAGGTCTTGAAGAGTTTACACTACTTACCTTCTTGTGTGGTACCTTGGTTTGCTTACCCTGTTGGCATGGACCACACATACCTTTTGTTGAGTCAATCCTTGGCATTCCTCGTACTACCCCCTTTTTTGACAATTTCTTCAAGTCTTGATAGTTGAGGTGCCCAAGTCTTTCATGCCACAACCTATCTATGGTAGAAACAATACAagaattgcataaaaatcaGCTTCAGTTGGGATAGTATAGCAGTTGTCCAAAGATCTCTTAGCCTTTAAGATGCACGTATGTTTGTCATTGTAGATCCTGCAAAATCGCTTTGTGAACAAGGCAGAGTATTTTAAATCACACAAATGACTAATACTAATTATGTTGGCTTTGAGGCCTTCAACatacaaaacatttttttagATGCATTCATCAGAAGCTCTTATCATgcccttacttttttttttcagcttaACTACCATCACCAAAAGTTACCTTTCTACCATCGAAAGACTCAAAAGATGTGAAAAATGATTTGTTACCGCTCATGTGTCGTGAACAGACACTGTCCAGGTACCAGGAATTGGTTTTGAATGCAGCTAACGCTGTTTGGACAAACATGCACCTTGATTCTAAATTCTTGACCCATTGTTTATTAGCATGAGGTGCTTGTGTAGGTTGTTTTGCTTCAGGTAGCTTTCTAGGTAACCTTTCAGGTAACTTGTCCTGAGTTACATCTTCAGCTAGCGGTTGAAACCTATTAAAGAAATTTTCCTTCTGCATGCACAACATTAGTCCTTCTAGACATATATGACATAGGTATCCCATACAATTTATGACAGTGTGGAAGAATATGTCCCTTAACTCCACAATAATGACAAATGGGAATGAACCTACCTTGGTCATACCTTTGTGAAATTTGGCTCCTATAGAAAGATTGAGGATGGAATGGTTAAGCTGTGCGGCCAAATCGATAAGAATTTTCATACCTTAACGGAGGAGGTGCTCTTCCAGTTTTAGCATTCATCACGTTTGGTCTATTGCACTTTTGATTTTCCTGCTCCAAGGTCCTAGAGGTGGAAGGAACAAACTTCACAAATTTTGGGGTCTTGTTTTGTGCACCCATTTGTGAACTTTCACCTATTTCGTATGCAAGTCCAAACGTCTCCTTACTTGTCCTTTGCATATCAAGTATGTTCTGCAAATGATTAGAACCAAATTCAAATATATTAACATTAGAACAAACCTTTTTCAtcatgctttttctttttgcttcagCCTCTATAAAGTAGCCTATATCAGAGGTTACATCAGGTTTCTTCAAAGCCTCCAGCTCAgctatttcttctttcaactctatgattttttttctggCTTCAGCTAGTTCTTGCACTAGAAGTTCCTTCTCTTTAATAGCTATCTGTCTTTCCTTTTTAGCCTTGATACCTTCCTTAACCATGTCTTCATAGGCACTCTGAAGCTCACATATATCAACAACagaatcatcttcttctgagCTTGTTTCGGATCTTTGGTCGCTTAAGGTTACTGGAAAGGCTACTAGAGTATCCTTTTCATCCTCTGATTCAGCGTCAGATTCTTCTTCTATATCATCACTCCAAGTGGTCTGATAAGTCTTAGACTTCTTTTTCCGATTTGCACACTCTTGAGCAAAATGCCCAAATCCTTTACACTCAAAACATTGAGAGGACTTtggatctttacttttcttttcagcttTGGACGATGATGATTCCCCATTCTTGAAATCCTTGGAGTTCctgttcttcatgaatttcttaaaaCTTTTTGTCAACAGCAATAATTCATTAGCAGTATCATTAGACTCATTAGTAGAGAGATAAGCAacaccttttgattttttaggttttagaaAACTTGCCTCAAAAGTTTGTAGTGAGCCAACTAGTTCTTCtacctttattttatcaatgtctttgctttcttcaattgctGCCACCTTCATTGTGAATCTTTCAGGTAGAGATTTGAGAATCTTCCTTACTACTTTGCTTGATTCAATAGGTTCTCCTAGAGTAAATGATGTATTGACAATATCACTTAACTTTGCATAGAAGTCATCAAATACCTCATTCTCCTCCATCCTTAAATTTTCGAACATAGCGGTAAGTTGTTGAAGCTTTGACCTTTTAACTATATTGGTTCCTTCGTGTGTCACCTCCAATAGATCCCAAGCTTCTTTTGCCTTCTCACAATGTGAGATCCTACAAATTTCAGAAATATCCAAACCATAAAATAAAGCATTTATGGTCTTATTGTTCCAACCTACATTTTCAAGGTCAGCCTTAGTCCAATTCTCAGAAGGTTTAAGAATTTTGCTACCATCGTCATCAATGGACTCAGGTACATTGTACCCTGTCACAACTGACATCCAAACTCATTCATCAATGGACTTCAAATATGCCCTCATGCGGGCTTTCCAATAAGAGTAGTTTGATCCATCAAACTGTGGTACTTGATTTGTTGATCTAGATTCCATCGTTGactcctgctccgataccaattgagaatacaatattcttttcccaagattgttagtcaacgtaatatgaaatcaatgcggaaaataaaacaaataagaacaccacaaatttaacgaggaaaccctgactaggaaaaaacctcgggtctatgagcgaccatcctgtcaaagcaatccactatgtgaagaaaaacttacaatgtatcgttacctacgactcgatcatacaacttgactcagcaTATGCTTTAACCCtaaatcaacacaccaatgatgatttgcaattgctcttggcgccaagagactttgtactcaagtACGATCCAGGTAACTTCTGAAGTAGCCTGCGTAGGTTACTTAGAAACAgtgcagtcttgctcttcttcttcctcttatggatcagtcagagaaatcaacagagcagcactcaaacacgaaactcacactTTCTCATAATTAATACAGACATGAATCACTCATCAGAACATCTATGAGAGTGGAAAAATGAAGCAAACAAAAACagactcgaagcacaaaatatttctctcacagtttttctctctcaaagcttcgatgATCTTCAttccatgttgatgtgctttatatagacaccacgaaccacttctgataatctcagatgttgatcaggtgtttatcttgaagataattgttgcacatgattaagataaaaaccaagacatatatatccaattaatagacattagttcttatccaacaactaacaaggagtccatatcaacttcaactaatccacaaagagtccatatcaaacttcagtactttgttcctatcacatctcctgtattagataatatccagatcaattttatctgaataaaaacatgttccaaatcaagacaaagatagagttcaagcaaaaaaaaattatagattcaGATCTGGTAACCTCTGAAGCTTACCCGAAACTTATCAGGAGCTTACCTCAAGTTTATTTTAACTGGACGGttaacttatcatacaagtgtcatataaatgtaggatttttaatcccaacagtTTTGTTTGTGCTTATGTTGAGCGGTAGCTGGTCATTTATTGTCTTTGTTTTGGCGCCCACTCTAGATGTTAACTTAGGCCGAATTCCAGAATTTCAtccttcaaatatatatttttttgatttttttggctCAAAATAATCGACAATGAGTCTTACTTGAAAGAGTTTTTTACgttgattatgaatatataattatttttaaaatccaccatgtattttgagagaaatagttttgaattttcgcatagaaaactaaaaaattaaaactgaTAATGTCATGCACGTGTTGGTGCTGTCATGCATCGATGCATGCATATGAATTCGGCCACCTCTTTGTTGGTGCTGTCTCTCGGAGCGAGTCAACTAGTTGAGGTTAGTGAGGGGATCTGGGCTGCACAGGATCGGCGATGAATTCATTGGGTTCGGCCACCTCTTTGCTTGGCTGATTTGTGGACTTTCACAACCTCGAGGACAGTGAAGAGATTTGGGCTACGGAGGTGGTGTTGGCCGCTATTGGGGAGGAGACAATATATTAATTCATCCACATCTACTTCTCTTAACAGATCCTTTAAAATATAATAACGTGAGTCAAGTTGTCTTCACTTGGActctttatatataaataaatattatttggcCTCCTTATATAAATTTTAGATTCTTGAACTATTGACTTAAATAAAAGCTCTCCTTCACAAGTAACTAAAAAAAACGTGGCTCTCAATTGTTTAAAAATACATGCAaatacagaaaataaaatatggaGTGTGGGATGGAAGCCTCCTTATTCCTCCTTATATAAATTTTAGATTCTTGAACTATTGACTTAAATAAAAGCTCTCCTTCACAAGTAACTAAAAAAAACGTGGCTCTCAATTGTTTAAAAATACATGCAaatacagaaaataaaatatggaGTGTGGGATGGAAGCCTCCTTATTCTGACGAGGAGTCTCATTGAACAGAACTCCTCTTATCGAAAGAAAAATCCCAagaaaaaaccaagaaaaaacatGAACAACATCAAAAGTCAAAACGAAAAAACAAATTCTCAGCAAGAATTTTGTGATCTTCATGGTAGAGAAACTTTATTTCACCTTAATAATGAATCAGAGCCTTGAAGTGCTGGTTGTGCTGCTATCTTCAAATATGTTGTGACCTAAAGTAGCAAATGCTAGCAGTGCTTGGTTACGTTCAAAAACCCCCATCTCTTCTTCAGTCAAGTACATTATGGCTTCAATTCCATTTCCCTCTCTCGTATCGTTTAAGATTACGAGATTAGACATTAGCAAATTGAAAACATTAATCCATATTGGCTTTCCCCATCTGAAATCAGCCTCATAGATCGGCATTCCACAGGACGTAGTCACACAAAAATAGTGTGCGCTCTCCTTGCTTACCAGTTCCATCATCTCCGTATTCGTTTCTCCGAAAATATTTTGGCCTTGCTCGAACGAAAATTCTTGCAACCTCTTCCTTAGAAGGAAAACTATTGagtgcaattccaaatcatttttGTCCTCAACTTTCATGAGCAACACCAATGACGCTAAAAGATTGTCAACTGTGTGTTCTGGCAATGGGGGAGAAAATCTACGTCGCAAGTTTACAGCACGAGTACACAAATATTGACTCGAATCCCCGCCGAGTGATCTTGATGTTGTTATTAGGCATTTCCAAAGCAGTGCCACCACCACTTCTGTTCTGGTCGGGCGTTGCACGCTTGTAGTGGCGCATTTCGCCTTGAGTGCAGCGATACTTGAAGGATTGAAAACAAACCTTCTTGCCACGCACTTTTCTCGAGGAAATTCGAAAGTAGGCAAAACACAATCTCGCGGAGGAAAAAGAGATGACGCGATGGTTAAGTCTGGAAGCACATGGTTGTCTGAGTCTCGAGCTATGGCGGCCCATTTCTTGACGAATGTAAAATAAGATCCTGCGTCCACAATCTTGTGGGTAAGGCATATCGCAATAGCCATTCCGCCACATTCAAATACATTGGCTTGAACAGCCAACAAAAAATCCTCGGTAGTCAGCAAGGCTTTAGGATCCCCCGGGAATAGTATCTCGAGTTGCGAAATGTCTAGTTGTCCAAGAACGGCGGATAAAGAACAGTTGACTCGAGCCTCCACAAACTCGGCTCCTTGATCATTGCATTCAATGGAGGTCTGGTCTATAAATCTCCCTGCAAAGTGGTAGTATTGAGTGAGAGCTTCCGATAAGGATATCTTCAAACGTTGAATACGTTGTAGTAACATGTTTTCCAACACATGAACATTGTTTGCGGGGTAGAATAAAACCACCGGAGCATAGTTTGTCACTTGGACTTGATCAAGAAGAGagagtttgaaaattttaaggttAACAGGAGTAGGAGAGGATGGTTTGATGGTGTCTCTTCGAGTAATGGAGACCTTCATCATTTTAGAAGCCATGAATGTGGATTTGATTTGAGTGAATTAGCTAGGACACGCTCTTGCTTTTATAGGCGAGTAGTATGTGGTAAAAAAAACAAGGTGGCCCGCCTCGTGcaccaaaaaatgcaaaaacaaaTGTGGGTCGGTGAATGGGGGCCTCCTAGTTTTGACCAGGAGTCTCATTGAAAGACAGTAGttgataaaataatatattaatgcaATAAAAGTAACGAAAGAATTAAGAACATGGAAAGCAGAATCTGTTGGGATTGTAGTATGGAGTCTATTTTGTAGTTGAGGTGACCCGACCAAAGAAGATTGTTGCGGATCCTGAGAGTAGATTTTTGGGAGGCTTACATTGTGGAATAGAGGTGAGGGCCGATAGGCCCGAACCGAAGCACTCACAAATAAGCCTCTTTCTTTTAGGGGTTTGGGAGTTTATTTGTGACTGTAACCCTACAGCCGCGATCTTGTATTATTTCTTTGAAATAGTGAAAACTCTCTGTAACTCCAAGGATGTAGACACAATTGGCCAAACCTTGTAAATCTTGGTGTCTTGTTCTTTCGATTGATTTATTTTcgcttattctctattgttGATACTGTTCCCAACAGAATCTTGAAAAGTAGACAAACTTCTACATTTTTTAATTGTAGTTCGCTAGTTGTTCTTCAAACAATGACAACTCCGGTGGTAAATCCCATTTCTTAATTGTAGTTCGCAAGCTGTTCTTCGAAAGGCCTTTTGTAAATGCCCAGTTTTATAAACATTGACAACTCAACTGACGTACTTCCTCTGTCACCAGCCTCTACCAAATCTCTTTGAAAACATACGTGTACTTACACAATTAATCAACAGCTTAAGAAAATTCTTAGCAAGTAGAGAAACTTTTTTTCACCTTAATGAATCAGAGCCTTGAAGTGCTGGTTCGTTCTGCTGCTATCTTCAAATATGTTGTGACCTCAAGTAGCAAATGCTAGCAGTTCTTGCTATCTTCAAATATGGTGTGCTTCCGCCTTGCTTACCAATTCCATCATCTCTGTATTCGTTTCGCTTCGTGCATCTTTTTCCTTAGAAGGAAAAAGACTGattgcaattccaaaacgtTTTTGTCCTCAACTTTCATGAGCATCACCAATGACGCTAAAGGATTGCCAACTATATGTTTTCGCACCAAAAAACGCAAAGAAATGTGGGTGGTTGTATGGTGGGCCAGGTctagttttgggaaaaaaaaaattcagaaaatggGTGTCTCCTATATTTGACCAGGAGTctcattgaaatttgaaagaaagtAGTCGATAAAATCATGTCTTAATGCAATTAAAATAACGAAAGGATTGAGAACAATCTTGAAAAGTAGACAAATTTTTAATTTAGAGAGTTGCCATCAAAAGCAacaaatgaatgaaaatgacttatatccctaatatttttattcataaccGGCCATAACAGTATTATGTTATCTGATTatattgaatttcgttattatgctgtctaattacattgacttttgTTATTATGTTGTTTAATTACATATTACGAGTgattatgattgaatttgttagggatacataACTCTTTCGACAAATGAATGCATGAGGGCTCAAGTCCTATGTAGTTTTCTAGTTGGGGTGCCCAAACCCTTTAATGGGCCTAATTGTTACTCAAGGTCAACTCAGGGCCTTGGTCAAAACTCCATAATTGCCAAATGGGCAATTGGCAAATGGGCCAATTCTCTTTAAATGGCCTATTGGGCCGAGagccttattttctttttagaagAAAGTTCATGCCAGTACTTCTAAGGAGACTTTTCGATATCTAGTTCCACTCAAAAACACACATGGACATATAAATACCCATAAAAATGTCAATTACATCACTACCCTAGTTATATATCAGTTCATGTTAAtgtttcaaatagtaacatgaaaaaaaaatctcaaatctagACGATTATGGTGATCGTTCGTTACATCACCACCACCGTTAGACTCTCCTCACCCGAAGTTGGCCCGTTTTGCTCtcataatgttactgtttgaaatagtaacatcatcatgttaatgtttcaaacagtaacatagacATTAAAACGTCCATCTACGTCATATAATtctaatattttgattgtataattttaaagtttcaaaacatagaggattaaagaaaatatgtcaaattatttgattatatAATGTTACATTTTCCAAACTTATAAATATATGATCTCAGATATGAACTCAATACATTTTAGATTATGATCTCAGATTtcagatctcatattacatctcagTTATAAGAatatgaagatgaagaagaataataagaaGACGAGGCAGAgtaataagaaaatgaagaagatgatggtggaGGTGCGACAGTGGTGTATGAGTGACGGTGGAGATGGACAATGGGGGTGGTGGAGGCGGAGGCTGTAGTGGTGAAAATGGAGGGGAAGTTTCCTTAGATCTAGTTTTTTTAATGTCTATGCCTACTGAAGAAGGAGAGCAAATATGAGAAtatgaaatttttaatttttaaaagaggctcctatgtaaaaaaaaaatgtacttatgtggaaaaaaaGATTTTCAAGTGGA
Proteins encoded in this region:
- the LOC119985552 gene encoding stemmadenine O-acetyltransferase-like — translated: MASKMMKVSITRRDTIKPSSPTPVNLKIFKLSLLDQVQVTNYAPVVLFYPANNVHVLENMLLQRIQRLKISLSEALTQYYHFAGRFIDQTSIECNDQGAEFVEARVNCSLSAVLGQLDISQLEILFPGDPKALLTTEDFLLAVQANVFECGGMAIAICLTHKIVDAGSYFTFVKKWAAIARDSDNHVLPDLTIASSLFPPRDCVLPTFEFPREKCVARRFVFNPSSIAALKAKCATTSVQRPTRTEVVVALLWKCLITTSRSLGGDSSQYLCTRAVNLRRRFSPPLPEHTVDNLLASLVLLMKVEDKNDLELHSIVFLLRKRLQEFSFEQGQNIFGETNTEMMELVSKESAHYFCVTTSCGMPIYEADFRWGKPIWINVFNLLMSNLVILNDTREGNGIEAIMYLTEEEMGVFERNQALLAFATLGHNIFEDSSTTSTSRL